The sequence GCAAAATCAACGGCGCAGCCTGCTTATGTGGCGGGGCATAGTTTGGGTGAGTATTCAGCTTTAGTGGCTGCAGACAGTGTGTCTTTAGCGGATGCTGTGCGTTTAGTTGAGCGTCGTGGCCAGTTGATGCAAGAAGCTGTGCCAGCAGGCACTGGCGGTATGGCTGCTATTTTAGGTCTAGATGATGCCGATGTGCAGGCTGCTTGTGCAGAAGCTGCGCAAGGTGAAGTGGTCAGTGCAGTCAATTTTAACGCACCAGGCCAAGTGGTTGTGGCAGGTGCAGCAGCAGCTGTTGAGCGCGCGATCAGCGCTTGTAAAGCACGTGGCGCTAAGCGCGCGATGGCGTTACCGGTGAGTGTGCCCTCGCATTGCGCCTTAATGCAACCTGCCGCTGAGCAGTTTGCCGAGTCGTTAGCCGCGATCAAGTGGCAGCAACCTAAAATTGCTTTAGTGCAAAATGTCAGTGCTGAAGTGGTTACTGATTTGACTCTTTTAGAAAAAAATCTTTTGGCGCAACTTTACAGCCCAGTGCGTTGGGTGGAGTCGATGGTGTGCCTTGCGGCGCAGGGCGTAACTGATGTGGTGGAATGCGGCCCAGGTAAAGTCTTGTCAGGCCTCAATAAGCGCTGTATTAAAGGCGTTAATACCTATAATTTAGAGACCCCAGAAGCGTTTGCAGCAGCCTTGGCTGCGCAGCTTTGATATGGAGATGAACATGAGCTTACAAGGTAAAGTGGCTTTGGTCACCGGCGCCAGCCGCGGTATTGGTCAAGCCATTGCCCTGCAGTTAGGTGCTCAAGGTGCCACTGTTATTGGCACGGCAACCTCTGAGAAAGGTGCGCAAAGTATCAGTCAAGCGTTGCAAGATAACGGCATTCAAGGCGCAGGTATGGTGCTTGATGTTTGCAGTGCTGAGTCTGTTGCTGCCACGTTAGAGCGCATTCAGACTGAGTTTGGTGCACCACTGATTCTGGTCAATAATGCCGGTATCACACGCGACAACCTGATGTTGCGCATGAAAGACGATGAGTGGTTCGATGTCATTGATACCAATTTACACAGCTTATATCGTATGTCTAAAGCGGTTTTACGCGGTATGACTAAAGCACGCTGGGGCCGCATTATTAGTATCGGCTCAGTGGTAGGTGCAATGGGTAACGCAGGTCAAGTAAACTACGCAGCAGCAAAAGCAGGTTTGGAAGGTTTCGGTCGTGCTTTAGCGCGTGAAGTGGGCTCGCGCTCGATCACTGTGAATGCAGTAGCACCTGGGTTTATTGATACTGATATGACCCGTGAGCTGCCAGAAGCACAGCGCGAAGCCTTGCTGACACAAATTCCATTAGGTCGCTTGGGACAAGCGCAAGAGATCGCTAATGTAGTAAGTTTTCTTGCGTCTGAGCAGGCGTCTTATGTCACTGGAACAACGATTCCAGTGAATGGCGGTATGTATATGAGTTAAAATGACTGTTAATGTGACCGAAGCCTGACGTTTTGAGTCATAATTGCAGTTTAGAGCATAGGGTCTACTTGTGCAGTGCGTGCTTTAACGCACAAATAGATCAAAGAAGTGGTTCGCAAAGGGCAAGCAGTTCGCTTAAAATGCGTCAAACCCTTTTATACACAAGCGGCAGCCAGAGTTGCCCAGTTTTTTCCATTTAGGAGTGATACCCGGTATGAGCACTATTGAAGAACGCGTTAAAAAAATCGTTGCTGAGCAATTAGGTGCCAAAGCAGAAGACGTGACTAACAGCGCATCTTTTGTTGATGATTTAGGCGCGGATTCATTGGATACAGTTGAGTTGGTAATGGCTCTTGAAGAAGAGTTTGAGACTGAAATTCCTGATGAAAAAGCTGAGAAAATCACCACTGTTCAAGAAGCAATCGACTACATCAACGCCCACGCGCAGTAATGTAAACGGTTTCTTTGCAACAGTAAAAGCCGCGCGACTTTTTATGAGTGTGCGGCTTTTTTTT comes from Pseudomonas sp. C27(2019) and encodes:
- the fabD gene encoding ACP S-malonyltransferase, translated to MKASLAFVFPGQGSQAVGMLADIGAAEPVVIDTFAEASAALGYDLWALAQQGPAEVLNQTDKTQPAILTASIALWRLWVAKSTAQPAYVAGHSLGEYSALVAADSVSLADAVRLVERRGQLMQEAVPAGTGGMAAILGLDDADVQAACAEAAQGEVVSAVNFNAPGQVVVAGAAAAVERAISACKARGAKRAMALPVSVPSHCALMQPAAEQFAESLAAIKWQQPKIALVQNVSAEVVTDLTLLEKNLLAQLYSPVRWVESMVCLAAQGVTDVVECGPGKVLSGLNKRCIKGVNTYNLETPEAFAAALAAQL
- the fabG gene encoding 3-oxoacyl-ACP reductase FabG; the protein is MSLQGKVALVTGASRGIGQAIALQLGAQGATVIGTATSEKGAQSISQALQDNGIQGAGMVLDVCSAESVAATLERIQTEFGAPLILVNNAGITRDNLMLRMKDDEWFDVIDTNLHSLYRMSKAVLRGMTKARWGRIISIGSVVGAMGNAGQVNYAAAKAGLEGFGRALAREVGSRSITVNAVAPGFIDTDMTRELPEAQREALLTQIPLGRLGQAQEIANVVSFLASEQASYVTGTTIPVNGGMYMS
- the acpP gene encoding acyl carrier protein, with the protein product MSTIEERVKKIVAEQLGAKAEDVTNSASFVDDLGADSLDTVELVMALEEEFETEIPDEKAEKITTVQEAIDYINAHAQ